Proteins encoded together in one Entomobacter blattae window:
- a CDS encoding polyprenyl synthetase family protein: protein MNKISTEETVTLKQSLTQCAHKLEETLNTLLASGNRPEERLIDAMRYGVLGGGKRLRGYMVMESAKICGVRNIEQALRVASSVEMLHAYSLIHDDLPAMDNDDLRRGQPSTHKKFDEATAILAGDALQTMAFQILAEEETHPSAAVRVELVKMLALASGAHGMVGGQMIDMLGEGKNLSLPDIKNLHSLKTGKLIRFATEAGAILGETNKDIRGRFVAYGRDIGMAFQIADDILDTTASEEELGKTAGKDAHARKSTFVSLLGIEGAKQEAQRLAAEAAKHVSAFGEQARFLVDLTHFVVERRN from the coding sequence ATGAACAAGATTTCAACAGAAGAAACTGTTACATTAAAGCAATCTCTTACCCAGTGTGCCCATAAGCTGGAAGAAACGCTCAACACCCTTTTAGCCTCCGGTAACAGACCGGAAGAAAGACTAATTGACGCCATGCGATATGGTGTCTTAGGAGGAGGAAAGCGCCTTCGAGGATATATGGTGATGGAATCTGCCAAAATTTGCGGTGTTCGCAATATTGAGCAGGCCTTAAGAGTTGCAAGTTCCGTAGAAATGCTTCACGCTTATTCTCTTATCCATGACGATCTCCCTGCTATGGACAATGATGATCTGCGCCGTGGACAACCCTCAACCCACAAAAAATTTGATGAAGCCACCGCTATCCTGGCCGGAGACGCTTTACAAACCATGGCTTTTCAAATCCTCGCTGAGGAAGAAACCCACCCTTCAGCAGCGGTAAGGGTTGAACTTGTTAAGATGTTAGCCCTTGCCTCAGGGGCCCATGGTATGGTAGGCGGTCAGATGATTGATATGCTGGGAGAAGGAAAAAACCTCTCCCTCCCTGATATTAAAAATCTGCATTCTCTTAAAACGGGAAAGCTTATCCGGTTTGCTACTGAAGCCGGGGCCATTTTGGGAGAGACAAACAAAGATATTCGCGGCCGCTTTGTTGCCTATGGCCGTGACATCGGCATGGCCTTCCAGATTGCAGATGATATCCTGGATACAACAGCAAGCGAAGAAGAACTGGGTAAAACCGCTGGCAAAGATGCTCATGCCCGTAAATCTACTTTTGTTTCTCTCTTAGGTATAGAAGGAGCAAAACAAGAGGCACAACGTCTAGCCGCTGAAGCTGCCAAACATGTTTCAGCCTTTGGCGAACAGGCTCGCTTCTTGGTTGACCTCACACATTTTGTGGTTGAAAGACGGAATTAA
- a CDS encoding EipB family protein, whose translation MACSSSRFTLFKRVELITVFFYIFYSFSQKRLFRFSHLLPALTTIFFLQAASSTFADELLPHKAEYTLELISVSDGNIVNAQGKLSYTLFDACDAWASEQQLLLLTSVRTGQFHYTLSNATNWEKKDGRFFSFIFLHKQNGLIISKLAGRSTMGPKGGKTVFSFPQGLSIPLPAGTLFPLAYTHALLKERNTKPAPTHRLLFDGTTPSSAIETYVLSLPARQSEQAVSTTPIHHAAFSKPAPQPVDISFFPASPASLMPDYETIIHYTANGIAKYMEMTFGTFRMRATLTKLEIAKEASCPQKKHS comes from the coding sequence ATGGCGTGTTCTTCTTCAAGATTTACCCTTTTTAAAAGGGTAGAACTGATTACAGTCTTTTTTTATATATTTTATTCATTTTCGCAAAAAAGGCTTTTCAGATTTTCTCACCTCTTACCTGCGCTGACCACAATATTTTTTCTCCAAGCTGCTTCTTCCACCTTTGCGGATGAGCTACTCCCCCATAAGGCAGAATATACGCTGGAACTTATTTCAGTTTCTGACGGTAATATCGTTAATGCACAAGGCAAACTCTCCTATACCCTTTTTGACGCCTGTGATGCTTGGGCTTCCGAACAACAGCTGCTTTTGCTGACTTCTGTTCGTACCGGACAGTTTCACTATACTCTTTCTAACGCAACGAATTGGGAAAAAAAGGACGGTCGCTTTTTTTCCTTCATTTTTCTTCATAAACAAAATGGCCTTATCATTTCCAAGCTGGCGGGTCGTTCCACTATGGGGCCAAAAGGAGGAAAAACCGTATTCTCCTTCCCACAAGGCCTATCAATCCCTCTTCCTGCAGGCACATTATTTCCACTGGCCTATACCCACGCCCTCCTGAAAGAAAGAAATACCAAACCTGCCCCCACCCACAGGTTGCTATTTGATGGAACAACACCTTCCAGTGCCATTGAAACCTATGTTCTTTCCCTACCGGCCCGACAATCCGAGCAAGCCGTATCAACCACCCCTATTCACCACGCCGCATTCTCCAAGCCTGCCCCACAACCAGTTGATATTTCCTTCTTTCCTGCTTCACCAGCTTCCCTTATGCCAGATTATGAGACAATCATACACTACACCGCCAATGGAATTGCCAAATATATGGAAATGACTTTTGGAACTTTTCGCATGCGCGCCACCCTTACCAAACTGGAAATCGCCAAAGAAGCATCCTGCCCACAAAAAAAGCACAGCTAA
- a CDS encoding Rid family hydrolase yields the protein MKKIIRHGMRSILLAAFCIQTALAAEPSSITRNVDTNQQYPFAVSVEVPADSGFVYLSSITPDIINKDVNSATQEAYGNTEAQARNVFEKLQDILGKMNLSMADVIQIRAYLAADPKQSDTVDYNGFMAAYHQFFATKGQPNIPTGSVVEIKKMFNPAWLVTVEAVAVRRASKSPSSP from the coding sequence ATGAAAAAGATTATTCGGCATGGCATGCGATCAATTCTGTTAGCAGCCTTTTGTATCCAAACAGCCTTGGCAGCAGAGCCGTCCTCCATAACCAGGAATGTCGATACCAATCAACAATATCCATTTGCGGTTTCTGTAGAAGTGCCGGCAGATTCGGGCTTTGTGTATCTGAGTTCTATTACACCTGATATTATTAATAAGGATGTCAACTCCGCGACACAAGAAGCCTATGGGAATACGGAAGCCCAGGCTAGAAACGTGTTTGAGAAGCTACAGGATATACTGGGAAAGATGAATTTAAGCATGGCAGATGTGATACAAATTCGTGCTTATTTGGCAGCGGATCCCAAACAGAGCGACACGGTTGACTATAATGGATTTATGGCTGCATATCATCAGTTTTTTGCCACAAAAGGTCAGCCTAATATCCCCACAGGAAGTGTTGTGGAAATAAAGAAAATGTTTAATCCTGCATGGCTGGTTACGGTAGAAGCTGTAGCGGTCAGAAGGGCCTCCAAATCACCATCTTCCCCATAG
- a CDS encoding exodeoxyribonuclease VII small subunit — MTSSTENLSFEDALNELEKIVRNLESGQLKLEDAIQAYERGSALKRLCEEKLNAVEARIEAIVHKNDGSIAVEPMDKE, encoded by the coding sequence ATGACTTCCTCCACCGAAAACCTTTCCTTTGAAGATGCTTTGAACGAGCTTGAAAAAATTGTCCGTAATCTTGAAAGTGGCCAGCTTAAATTAGAAGATGCTATACAGGCCTATGAGCGAGGCTCTGCCCTAAAACGGCTCTGTGAAGAAAAACTCAATGCTGTGGAAGCCCGGATTGAAGCAATCGTCCATAAAAATGACGGAAGTATAGCGGTTGAACCCATGGATAAAGAATAA
- the dxs gene encoding 1-deoxy-D-xylulose-5-phosphate synthase encodes MTDQTTSPLGSSSSEASTEGSTPASRANTIPTYGRFPLLDGIRSPLDLRNLSTAQLQQLADELREETIDTVSTTGGHLGASLGVVELTVALHAVFDTPDDRLIWDVGHQAYPHKILTDRRERMRTLRQPHGLSGFTRRSESVFDPFGAAHSSTSISAGLGMAVANHIIHTEKPEHQERNVIAVIGDGSISAGMAYEGMNNAAVAGPGAKKLIVILNDNEMSISRPVGSMSAYLSNLISSRQYRNLREFAGRMVKHLPSALEKKAKRAEEYARGILTGGTLFEELGFYYVGPIDGHNMEQLVPVLRNLRDADDIGPVLLHIITEKGHGYHPAEQSGDKYHAVSKFDIATGKQAKSPPGPPSYTSVFSNELNRIAAIEKNIVAITAAMPSGTGLDNFAKAYPDRFFDVGIAEQHAVTFAAGMATEGLRPFCAIYSTFLQRAYDQVIHDVVLQGLPVRFAIDRAGLVGADGATHAGAFDVAYLGILPGMTIMAPSDEVELVHMTATACYFDEGPIAFRYPRGAGLGLPLPTSGEILPIGKGRIIQELGQQHGSEKGGIALLSLGTRLHEVKKAAALLAEKGYPPTVVDARFAKPLDTHLIEQLARNHKVLVTIEEGSIGGFGSFVMQHLAMKGLLDKIRFRPMTLPDIFIDHNTQYAQYEEAGLNAQHITSTALSALQG; translated from the coding sequence ATGACTGACCAAACAACTTCTCCTCTGGGTTCCTCTTCTTCAGAGGCCTCAACAGAGGGAAGCACCCCTGCTTCACGCGCCAATACCATTCCCACATATGGGCGTTTTCCTTTGTTGGATGGAATAAGGTCTCCGCTGGACCTCCGTAATCTTTCCACCGCCCAACTTCAACAGCTTGCTGACGAGCTTCGTGAAGAAACGATTGATACGGTTTCTACAACAGGAGGGCATTTAGGGGCCTCGCTTGGTGTTGTCGAGCTTACCGTTGCCTTACATGCTGTATTTGACACCCCCGACGACAGACTCATATGGGATGTTGGCCATCAGGCTTATCCGCATAAAATCCTGACTGACCGCAGAGAGAGAATGCGCACCCTTCGTCAGCCTCATGGGCTTTCCGGTTTTACACGCCGTAGCGAAAGCGTATTTGATCCCTTTGGGGCAGCCCATTCTTCCACCTCTATTTCTGCAGGGTTGGGAATGGCCGTGGCCAACCATATTATCCATACCGAAAAGCCAGAACATCAGGAACGCAACGTTATCGCCGTTATTGGTGATGGATCCATCTCGGCTGGCATGGCCTATGAAGGTATGAACAACGCCGCTGTCGCTGGGCCCGGTGCAAAAAAGCTCATTGTCATCCTAAATGACAATGAGATGTCGATTTCACGGCCGGTTGGCTCTATGTCAGCGTATCTCTCCAACCTTATTTCTTCACGGCAATACCGTAATCTGCGGGAGTTTGCGGGCCGAATGGTCAAGCACCTACCTTCTGCCTTGGAAAAGAAAGCCAAACGGGCTGAGGAATATGCCCGGGGCATTTTAACGGGTGGCACCCTGTTTGAAGAGTTAGGGTTTTACTATGTTGGTCCAATTGATGGCCACAACATGGAACAGCTTGTTCCCGTTCTTCGCAATTTACGAGATGCTGATGATATAGGCCCCGTTCTCCTTCACATTATAACCGAGAAGGGCCATGGCTACCATCCGGCAGAGCAATCGGGGGACAAATACCATGCTGTCTCAAAATTTGATATTGCCACCGGTAAACAGGCTAAATCCCCACCTGGCCCACCGAGTTATACCTCTGTTTTCAGTAATGAGCTCAATCGGATTGCCGCTATTGAAAAAAATATTGTGGCCATTACTGCTGCAATGCCATCGGGAACAGGGTTGGATAATTTTGCCAAGGCTTACCCAGACAGGTTTTTTGATGTTGGCATCGCCGAGCAGCATGCCGTAACCTTTGCTGCCGGTATGGCAACCGAGGGTTTACGCCCATTCTGTGCCATCTACTCCACGTTTCTTCAGCGGGCTTATGATCAGGTGATCCACGATGTTGTTCTCCAGGGGCTTCCTGTCCGTTTCGCTATAGATCGAGCTGGGCTTGTAGGGGCTGATGGTGCCACCCATGCTGGTGCCTTTGATGTTGCCTATCTGGGTATCCTTCCAGGAATGACTATTATGGCCCCCAGTGATGAAGTAGAGCTTGTGCATATGACAGCAACAGCCTGCTATTTTGATGAAGGACCTATTGCTTTTCGCTACCCTCGTGGTGCTGGTCTTGGGCTTCCCTTACCCACTTCTGGTGAAATCCTTCCTATTGGCAAAGGGCGGATCATTCAGGAACTTGGCCAACAGCATGGCTCTGAAAAAGGGGGCATTGCCCTTCTCTCCTTGGGGACACGCTTGCATGAGGTTAAAAAGGCTGCTGCTCTTCTGGCAGAAAAGGGATATCCCCCCACTGTGGTGGATGCGCGCTTTGCTAAACCCCTAGATACTCATCTTATTGAACAACTTGCCCGTAATCATAAGGTTTTAGTCACCATAGAAGAAGGAAGTATTGGGGGCTTTGGGTCTTTTGTTATGCAACATCTAGCCATGAAAGGCCTCCTTGATAAGATAAGGTTTAGACCTATGACACTGCCTGATATCTTTATCGATCATAATACCCAATATGCACAATATGAAGAAGCCGGCCTAAACGCCCAGCATATTACTTCAACAGCGCTTTCAGCCCTACAGGGCTAG
- the aspS gene encoding aspartate--tRNA ligase produces MHLYRTHLCADLRATHAGETVRLSGWIHSKRDHGGLLFIDLRDDSGLTQIVIPAESPLLANVEHLRVESVLTITGKVVLRDKETINPRLPTGEIEVQAQDITIQSAAAVLPFQVAGQEHYPEELRLKYRYLDLRREKLHHNILLRSKVIASLRHSMTEQGFVEFQTPILTASSPEGARDFLVPARLHPGKFYALPQAPQQFKQLAMIAGFDRYFQIAPCFRDEASRADRSPGEFYQLDFEMAFATQEDVFATLEPVLEKIFKEYGNNRTVSPTPFERIPYHTAMKVYGSDKPDLRNPLKLTNVTESFANSGFGLFAKIAASGGEIRAIPAPGAAAKPRSFFDKLNSWAREEGAGGLGYITFEEDGPKGPIAKNLEADRVEQIRTVCHLNTGDAVFFVGGKGDDMVKFSGLVRTKIAQELDLIEKNAFRFCWIVDFPMYERNEETGEIDFSHNPFSMPQGGLEALETLDPLQVKAYQYDIVCNGIELSSGAIRNHKPEIMVKAFEIAGYTQKDVEERFGGMFHAFSYGAPPHGGAAPGVDRIVMLLADEPNIREVILFPLNQQGEDLMMGAPAEVTPQRLKELFLALDLPKPKTTKSF; encoded by the coding sequence ATGCACCTCTATCGCACTCACCTCTGCGCAGATTTGCGCGCAACCCATGCTGGTGAAACTGTACGCCTTTCAGGCTGGATCCATAGCAAACGTGACCATGGTGGGCTTCTCTTTATAGATTTGCGAGATGATTCGGGGCTAACCCAAATCGTTATTCCTGCGGAATCTCCCCTGCTGGCAAACGTGGAACATCTACGAGTCGAGTCCGTGTTAACGATAACGGGCAAGGTCGTGTTAAGGGATAAAGAGACAATTAATCCACGCCTACCCACAGGGGAAATCGAAGTCCAGGCCCAAGACATCACCATACAGTCTGCTGCTGCTGTTCTTCCCTTCCAAGTTGCAGGCCAGGAGCATTACCCTGAAGAGTTACGCCTCAAATATCGGTATCTTGATTTAAGACGAGAGAAATTACATCACAATATTCTTCTTCGCTCTAAGGTGATTGCAAGCCTTAGGCACTCTATGACGGAGCAGGGTTTCGTAGAGTTCCAAACCCCTATTCTTACGGCATCTTCCCCTGAAGGAGCCCGAGATTTCCTGGTTCCTGCTCGTCTTCATCCTGGGAAATTCTACGCCCTTCCCCAAGCACCCCAGCAATTTAAACAGCTTGCCATGATTGCAGGTTTTGACCGTTATTTTCAAATTGCCCCTTGTTTTCGAGATGAGGCTTCGCGTGCCGATCGTTCCCCTGGGGAATTCTATCAGCTCGACTTTGAAATGGCCTTCGCAACCCAGGAAGATGTTTTTGCAACCCTTGAGCCCGTGCTGGAAAAAATTTTCAAAGAATATGGAAACAATCGCACGGTCAGTCCTACACCTTTTGAGCGCATTCCCTACCACACGGCTATGAAGGTTTATGGTTCTGACAAACCCGACCTTCGTAACCCTCTTAAGCTCACCAACGTCACGGAAAGTTTTGCCAATTCTGGGTTTGGCCTCTTTGCCAAAATTGCTGCTAGTGGAGGAGAAATCCGTGCTATTCCTGCTCCTGGCGCTGCAGCAAAGCCCCGTTCTTTCTTTGATAAGCTCAATAGCTGGGCCCGCGAAGAAGGAGCTGGCGGGTTAGGCTACATTACTTTTGAGGAGGATGGCCCCAAAGGCCCCATAGCCAAAAACCTTGAAGCTGACCGTGTTGAACAAATTCGCACAGTCTGTCACCTCAATACCGGAGATGCCGTCTTCTTTGTTGGTGGAAAAGGGGATGACATGGTGAAATTCTCAGGGCTGGTCAGAACCAAAATTGCCCAAGAACTTGACCTGATCGAGAAAAACGCCTTTCGCTTTTGCTGGATTGTTGATTTTCCTATGTATGAGCGTAATGAAGAAACAGGGGAAATCGATTTTTCCCATAACCCTTTTTCTATGCCTCAAGGGGGTCTCGAAGCCTTAGAAACGTTAGATCCCTTACAGGTTAAAGCCTACCAATATGATATTGTTTGTAATGGGATTGAGCTTTCCTCTGGCGCAATCCGGAACCACAAGCCTGAAATTATGGTAAAAGCTTTCGAAATTGCAGGCTACACCCAAAAGGATGTTGAAGAACGTTTTGGGGGAATGTTTCACGCTTTTTCTTATGGTGCCCCCCCTCATGGTGGAGCAGCCCCTGGGGTTGACCGCATAGTCATGCTCCTCGCCGATGAACCCAATATTCGTGAAGTCATTCTTTTCCCGCTCAACCAGCAAGGGGAAGACCTGATGATGGGAGCACCTGCCGAAGTCACACCGCAGCGCCTTAAAGAACTTTTCCTAGCCCTGGATCTCCCAAAACCCAAAACCACAAAATCATTCTAA
- a CDS encoding sulfurtransferase TusA family protein has product MSEKVLDVQGLSCPLPVLKANKTLRGMTAGEKLRILATDKASIADFKAFCRETGHSLIAFSEEGDLLSFTIRRKNDTAPED; this is encoded by the coding sequence ATGAGCGAAAAAGTGCTGGACGTACAGGGACTAAGCTGCCCTTTGCCTGTTCTAAAAGCGAACAAAACATTACGCGGCATGACCGCCGGAGAAAAGTTGCGTATCCTCGCTACCGATAAGGCCAGCATTGCCGATTTTAAAGCTTTCTGCCGCGAAACCGGCCATAGTCTTATTGCCTTTAGTGAGGAAGGAGACCTATTATCTTTTACGATCCGACGCAAAAACGATACAGCTCCGGAAGATTAG
- a CDS encoding Rrf2 family transcriptional regulator, translating into MQLTRYTDYALRVLMYLGTSDDRLASIHEIAIVYNISQNHLMKVVHDLGKKGYVETLRGRNGGLRLAKKPSEINIGQVIRETEDNFQLVKCSSCIIITKCTLISALDLALHAFLEVLDRYTLADILAEPEGLKKIFSHSIQVTGLKQRKTLSEAKAEA; encoded by the coding sequence ATGCAACTGACACGCTATACAGATTATGCCCTCCGGGTGCTGATGTATCTTGGGACATCAGACGACAGGCTTGCATCTATCCATGAGATAGCCATTGTCTACAACATTTCGCAAAACCATCTCATGAAAGTTGTTCATGATCTAGGAAAAAAAGGCTATGTAGAAACCTTACGGGGCAGGAATGGGGGCCTTCGCCTGGCAAAAAAACCTTCTGAAATCAATATTGGCCAGGTGATAAGGGAAACAGAAGACAATTTTCAGCTCGTCAAGTGCTCAAGCTGCATCATTATTACTAAATGTACACTCATCAGTGCATTGGATTTAGCACTGCACGCCTTTTTGGAAGTATTAGACAGATATACCCTTGCCGATATCCTTGCCGAACCAGAAGGACTTAAAAAAATCTTCTCCCATTCCATTCAAGTCACAGGGCTTAAACAACGTAAAACTCTCTCTGAAGCAAAGGCTGAAGCCTAA
- a CDS encoding TlyA family RNA methyltransferase produces the protein MAKKRLDQMLVDLGLVESRTKAQALILAGKVFSNEKRLDKAGFMVSEGVPLTVRGQEHPWVSRGGIKLEHAINHFALNAMGKICLDIGASTGGFTDVLLHHGAKKIFAVDVGHGQLAWKIRNHPAVTVLEKCNARYLDPTIIPDSIDCLVCDASFIGLRTILPAGLALCRNKAWAVALIKPQFEVGKDRVGPKGVVKDPILHEEVCATIHNWWATLPGWHIMGIEPSPITGPEGNREFLIAAHLNRP, from the coding sequence ATGGCCAAAAAACGCCTTGACCAAATGCTGGTTGATTTGGGCCTGGTGGAAAGCCGCACAAAAGCCCAAGCCTTAATTCTGGCGGGCAAGGTTTTCTCTAATGAAAAGCGGTTAGATAAAGCAGGATTTATGGTTTCTGAGGGCGTTCCCCTTACCGTACGGGGGCAAGAACACCCATGGGTATCACGGGGGGGTATTAAGCTTGAGCATGCCATAAACCATTTTGCACTCAATGCTATGGGCAAAATCTGCTTAGATATCGGAGCCTCCACAGGAGGATTTACGGATGTTCTCCTGCATCATGGAGCCAAAAAAATATTTGCGGTCGATGTTGGACATGGCCAGCTCGCCTGGAAAATCCGTAATCATCCAGCCGTAACAGTTTTGGAAAAATGCAATGCAAGGTATCTGGATCCCACCATCATTCCTGACTCGATCGACTGCCTGGTCTGCGATGCCAGCTTTATAGGCCTGCGTACTATCCTGCCCGCAGGCTTGGCCTTGTGTAGAAACAAGGCCTGGGCCGTTGCCCTTATTAAGCCACAGTTTGAAGTAGGCAAAGACAGGGTTGGCCCTAAAGGTGTCGTGAAGGATCCCATCCTGCATGAGGAAGTTTGTGCAACCATTCACAACTGGTGGGCGACCCTACCTGGATGGCACATAATGGGTATTGAGCCCAGCCCCATTACGGGCCCTGAAGGCAACAGGGAATTTCTCATTGCCGCCCATCTAAACAGACCATAG
- a CDS encoding ATP-binding protein: MTSDIELGTRLEQGRTVPVSVDLVELLATRLLVQGNSGSGKSHLLRRLLEQSASHVQQIIIDPEGDFSTLAGKYNHLALDAADYTLAQLYQAAERVRQHRVSAILNMENVEIDGQLRSAAAFLSGLFDAPRSYWFPVLVVVDEAQLFAPAGGGDYSEEARRASLSAMTNLMCRGRKRGLAGVIATQRLAKLAKNVAAEASNFLMGRTFLDIDMLRASDLLGMERRQAEAFRDLERGHFIALGPAISRKPLPVKIGAVETASRSGEVQVMQFTPLPSIEQAENLVLMDLQATELPQRVEKRPVSVAESTALLDAYIQQAERMEQDSGLCEPTMNADERLEKALEIVYAVLAERVGRDSLPLAEIYQAFSQKWRVAGLGKQGLSIAELRGLVVLANTKTDSAFLQDSDWLTAQSMAKELPDDIQGVFLLIACTAIRKQPAPTEKQVAYIYGTASLARARRQIEYLEEKNFIVICYEEQGRKEKIAIPGTNWETALLAKG, translated from the coding sequence ATGACAAGTGATATTGAATTGGGAACACGCCTAGAACAGGGGAGGACGGTTCCCGTCTCTGTGGATTTGGTTGAGCTTCTGGCCACACGCCTGTTGGTGCAAGGCAATTCTGGTTCGGGAAAATCGCATTTGTTGCGCCGTCTTCTGGAACAGTCGGCAAGCCATGTCCAGCAGATTATAATAGATCCAGAAGGGGATTTCTCTACCCTGGCGGGAAAATATAACCATCTTGCCCTGGATGCGGCCGATTATACACTCGCCCAGCTTTATCAGGCGGCTGAGAGGGTACGTCAGCACCGTGTTTCAGCCATTCTCAATATGGAAAATGTAGAGATAGATGGCCAATTGAGAAGTGCCGCTGCTTTTTTAAGCGGTTTGTTTGATGCTCCTCGCTCTTATTGGTTTCCGGTGTTGGTGGTGGTGGATGAGGCCCAGCTTTTTGCCCCTGCCGGTGGTGGGGATTACTCGGAAGAAGCGCGCAGGGCTTCACTATCAGCGATGACAAACCTCATGTGTCGGGGCCGTAAACGAGGACTAGCAGGGGTGATTGCCACCCAACGGTTGGCAAAACTTGCCAAAAATGTTGCTGCTGAAGCCTCTAATTTCCTGATGGGAAGGACTTTCTTAGATATTGATATGTTGCGCGCCTCTGATTTATTAGGAATGGAACGCCGGCAAGCAGAAGCTTTTCGTGATCTTGAGAGAGGCCACTTTATTGCTCTGGGGCCTGCTATTTCTCGTAAACCCCTTCCTGTAAAAATAGGAGCGGTTGAAACAGCTTCACGGTCTGGGGAAGTCCAAGTGATGCAGTTTACCCCCCTGCCTAGCATTGAGCAGGCAGAAAACCTGGTATTGATGGATTTGCAGGCGACAGAGCTTCCCCAAAGAGTGGAAAAACGCCCTGTTTCCGTTGCTGAAAGTACTGCCCTGTTAGATGCCTATATTCAGCAAGCTGAAAGGATGGAGCAAGATTCCGGTTTGTGCGAACCGACCATGAATGCGGATGAACGTCTGGAAAAAGCCCTAGAGATTGTCTATGCCGTATTGGCGGAAAGGGTCGGAAGGGACAGCCTGCCTCTGGCGGAAATCTATCAGGCTTTCAGCCAAAAATGGCGTGTTGCAGGCCTAGGGAAGCAAGGTCTTTCCATTGCAGAACTGAGAGGGTTGGTGGTGCTCGCCAATACAAAGACAGACTCTGCTTTTCTACAAGATTCCGACTGGTTAACGGCGCAGTCTATGGCCAAAGAATTACCGGATGATATCCAAGGTGTGTTTTTACTTATTGCCTGCACAGCGATAAGAAAACAGCCTGCTCCCACAGAAAAACAGGTGGCTTACATCTACGGGACGGCCTCTTTAGCGCGGGCTCGCCGCCAGATTGAATATTTGGAAGAAAAAAACTTTATTGTCATTTGCTATGAAGAGCAGGGGCGTAAGGAAAAAATAGCTATTCCTGGTACAAATTGGGAGACCGCTCTTCTAGCGAAGGGTTAA
- a CDS encoding bifunctional GNAT family N-acetyltransferase/(deoxy)nucleoside triphosphate pyrophosphohydrolase: MNQPPSFPLFLQPTLKTNRFQLMPFREEDSKNLHHLINDWSVVRTLSDLPFPYPQTMVEDWIKMATTHPQKGLGYYFAIMNKAPSSLLENKPLNRLMGCVAITLEKNKTQAKIGYWVGKKFWNQGIASECVTRVIEWAFAQLPIKTLKALVIEDNIASIRILQKNGFQQTGKTTEKFMAYGKDYPVIVFEATRESFFISRQTPFTPPSPNSLDKIHMSSFASHPKPLLTVSAGILVDIHNKILLAKRPEGKPMAGLWEFPGGKMEKNETPEMTLIREFKEELDIDLSTTCLAPFTFVSQAYAGFHLVMSLFLCRHWKGTPTPKEGQTIQWCLASELKNYPMPEADKPLIPLLCDLL, translated from the coding sequence ATGAATCAGCCCCCCAGCTTTCCGCTCTTTCTTCAACCCACACTTAAAACAAACCGCTTCCAGTTGATGCCCTTTCGTGAAGAGGACAGCAAAAACCTTCATCATTTGATTAATGACTGGAGTGTGGTTCGCACCTTAAGTGACCTGCCTTTTCCCTATCCACAAACGATGGTTGAAGACTGGATCAAAATGGCTACCACACACCCCCAGAAAGGTTTAGGGTATTACTTTGCCATTATGAATAAGGCCCCCTCCTCTCTCCTTGAAAACAAGCCCCTCAATAGGCTTATGGGCTGCGTGGCCATAACTTTGGAAAAAAACAAAACCCAGGCTAAAATAGGCTATTGGGTGGGAAAGAAATTCTGGAACCAAGGGATTGCCTCTGAATGTGTGACCCGCGTGATTGAATGGGCTTTTGCCCAATTGCCCATCAAAACTTTAAAAGCCCTCGTGATTGAGGACAATATAGCCTCGATAAGAATCCTTCAAAAAAATGGGTTTCAGCAAACCGGAAAAACAACAGAAAAATTTATGGCTTACGGCAAGGATTATCCCGTAATCGTGTTTGAAGCAACCCGAGAAAGCTTTTTCATAAGCCGTCAGACTCCTTTCACCCCCCCGTCTCCAAACTCACTGGATAAGATCCACATGTCTTCTTTTGCTTCTCACCCCAAACCGCTCCTAACCGTATCAGCAGGGATTTTGGTCGATATCCACAACAAGATACTCCTCGCCAAAAGGCCAGAAGGTAAACCCATGGCAGGCTTATGGGAATTCCCGGGTGGAAAAATGGAAAAAAATGAAACACCCGAAATGACTTTAATCCGTGAATTTAAAGAAGAGCTGGACATTGATCTCTCCACAACCTGCCTAGCCCCCTTTACTTTCGTTTCTCAAGCTTATGCAGGTTTTCATCTTGTTATGTCTCTCTTTCTCTGTCGACACTGGAAGGGAACACCTACCCCTAAAGAAGGGCAGACCATTCAATGGTGCTTGGCTTCGGAGCTTAAAAACTACCCTATGCCTGAGGCAGATAAACCCTTAATTCCATTACTCTGTGACCTTCTCTAA